A window of the Lolium perenne isolate Kyuss_39 chromosome 7, Kyuss_2.0, whole genome shotgun sequence genome harbors these coding sequences:
- the LOC127315517 gene encoding uncharacterized protein yields MKMRMCNAVINLQPWSATASAKAVLHKAWVRVKNIPTDKRSDAAVAYAGSLVGVTLEVDQATLHRPDYCRILLGCRDIDELPPYAEGCLGDYFYDFYYEVESVVVRGPPATKISISTSERSSPNAPSPKRSRFDHHKAAESSEGQTEASQNVTYGKSYSNNLDVVPENDDEEDSEDDHELLIDTIAREQMEKNQQHDGDIVRVCEDAIVKESIPDCKEPCKVASDTASDFQQKAPVIDAAPKVDDTSALLKAPATPVVSKEIVCLGYHQNTYERSYASVVCNKERSSIPVVTEVGQDYHYEPAVSPAYTVQSPEEESGEKSSIKTVDNNDEELEDGRRSMRNQQQKMEKVMDQAAALSKKRNLEGLYKAEDAEKIRGGAKKLITMAAELARKKQETPEPGLLMIEDRDRRTAQI; encoded by the exons ATGAAAATGAGGATGTGTAATGCTGTGATTAACTTGCAACCTTGGTCTGCAACAGCAAGCGCAAAGGCAGTACTACACAAAGCTTGGGTAAGAGTGAAAAATATTCCTACAGATAAAAGAAGTGATGCGGCTGTGGCCTATGCCGGTTCCTTGGTAGGTGTAACATTGGAGGTTGATCAGGCAACCCTTCACCGTCCAGATTATTGTAGAATCTTGTTGGGTTGTCGTGACATTGATGAATTGCCTCCTTATGCTGAAGGTTGTCTGGGAGATTACTTCTATGATTTCTATTATGAGGTGGAATCTGTGGTGGTAAGAGGACCACCAGCGACAAAAATATCTATATCCACTTCTGAGAGATCGTCTCCTAATGCTCCATCACCCAAGCGGTCCAGGTTTGATCATCATAAGGCTGCTGAATCATCCGAGGGGCAAACTGAAGCAAGTCAGAATGTTACTTATGGAAAAAGCTACTCCAACAATTTGGATGTGGtgcctgaaaatgatgatgaggaggatagtgAAGATGACCATGAGTTATTGATTGACACTATTGCCAGGGAACAAATGGAGAAAAATCAGCAACATGATGGGGATATTGTGAGGGTTTGTGAGGATGCTATTGTGAAAGAAAGTATTCCAGATTGCAAGGAACCTTGTAAGGTTGCCAGCGATACAGCTTCAGATTTCCAGCAGAAGGCTCCTGTGATTGATGCAGCACCTAAGGTTGATGATACCTCCGCCCTCTTGAAAGCTCCGGCAACACCTGTTGTATCTAAAGAGATTGTGTGTCTGGGCTACCATCAAAATACATATGAAAGATCGTATGCCTCTGTTGTATGCAATAAAGAACGGTCATCGATTCCTGTGGTAACTGAGGTGGGACAGGACTATCACTATGAACCTGCTGTATCTCCAGCGTATACTGTGCAGTCTCCTGAAGAGGAATCCGGGGAAAAATCATCTATCAAGACGGTGGATAATAATGATGAAGAGCTGGAGGATGGGAGGAGATCTATGAGGAACCAACAACAGAAGATGGAGAAAGTCATGGATCAAGCTGCTGCTCTATCCAAGAAAAGGAATCTAGAAG GCCTTTACAAAGCTGAGGATGCAGAGAAGATTAGAGGAGGTGCGAAGAAGTTGATCACCATGGCGGCAGAATTGGCAAGGAAGAAGCAGGAGACCCCGGAGCCAGGACTGCTGATGATTGAAGATCGTGATCGTCGGACTGCTCAAATCTGA
- the LOC127314004 gene encoding GDSL esterase/lipase At5g45910, with protein MRVARRCLLPLPTPMGHRGLLLPLLLAALCLSGSAAAAAAKRGSKKSYAAIFSFGDSLSDAGNLIVNGTPKALTTARPPYGMTFFGRPTGRCSNGRVVVDFLAEHFGLPLPPASQAHGTDFSKGANFAITGATALDYAFFKAHGIDQRIWNTGSIITQIGWLQKMKPSLCKSEKECRDFFSKSLFVVGEFGGNDYNAPLFSGVAFSDVKTYVPLVTKAIANGVEILIELGATDLLVPGILPIGCFPLYLTLYNSSKKSDYNARTGCLRRYNRLAFHHNRDLKQQLDALQKKYPKTKIMYGDYFKAAMQFVVSPKNFGFSTALQACCGASGEGSYNFNMKKKCGEAGASVCSNPASYVSWDGIHMTEAAYRMVANGWLNGPYASPPIMK; from the exons ATGCGCGTCGCCCGCCGCTGCCTGCTGCCGCTGCCGACACCAATGGGGCATCGGGGCTTGCTTCTCCCGCTGCTCCTCGCCGCGCTGTGCCTCTCtggcagcgccgccgccgccgccgccaagcgcGGCAGCAAGAAGTCGTACGCCGCCATCTTCAGCTTCGGGGACTCGCTCTCCGACGCCGGCAACCTCATTGTCAACGGCACCCCCAAGGCGCTCACCACCGCCAGGCCGCCCTACGGCATGACCTTCTTCGGCCGCCCCACCGGCCGCTGCTCCAACGGCCGCGTCGTCGTGGACTTCCTCG CGGAGCATTTCGGGCTGCCCCTGCCGCCGGCGTCGCAGGCCCACGGCACGGACTTCAGCAAGGGCGCCAACTTCGCCATCACCGGCGCCACGGCGCTGGACTACGCCTTCTTCAAGGCCCACGGCATCGACCAGCGCATCTGGAACACCGGCTCCATCATCACCCAGATCGGCTGGCTCCAGAAGATGAAGCCGTCGCTATGCAAATCGGAGAAAG AGTGCAGGGATTTCTTCAGCAAGTCATTGTTTGTGGTGGGGGAGTTTGGGGGCAATGACTACAACGCTCCGTTGTTCTCCGGTGTCGCCTTCTCCGATGTGAAGACCTATGTGCCGCTGGTCACCAAAGCCATTGCCAACGGCGTCGAG ATATTGATCGAGCTTGGGGCAACAGACCTATTGGTACCTGGAATTCTCCCGATTGGATGCTTCCCTCTATACCTCACATTGTACAACAGCAGCAAGAAATCGGACTACAATGCGCGCACTGGGTGCCTCCGGAGATACAACCGTCTGGCCTTCCATCACAACAGGGATCTCAAGCAGCAGCTTGATGCGCTCCAGAAGAAGTACCCAAAGACAAAAATCATGTACGGTGATTACTTCAAAGCTGCAATGCAGTTTGTCGTCAGCCCTAAAAATTTCG GTTTCAGCACGGCTTTGCAAGCATGCTGCGGCGCTTCAGGGGAAGGCAGCTACAACTTCAACATGAAGAAGAAGTGCGGCGAAGCTGGTGCTAGCGTGTGCTCTAACCCAGCGTCGTACGTGAGCTGGGACGGCATCCACATGACCGAAGCAGCCTACCGCATGGTCGCCAACGGTTGGCTCAACGGCCCCTACGCTTCTCCCCCAATCATGAAGTGA
- the LOC127312148 gene encoding uncharacterized protein yields MVNVRRVYSDEDKRIILAALLRKTKPDVLSFGVTKEVAAQFMVPLRVVQRVWFDHLEGIENVCNKKPLNCWCKRVEVDPAAIMQIPPSKRTTLKDLAFELNMSISTLHRRFKEKEFRRHSNAIKPRITDDNKKERVRYALSRLDPDSVDPKFQGSYNVVHMDEKWFYRTKGSQNYYLANEEEEPYRSCQSKNYIEKVMFLCVVGRPRFDEDGNCIFDGKIGMFPFVTEKPAERRSDNRPRGTMETKTRNVTRAVSREFLIEKVLPAIKEKWPLEDRWSPIFIQQDNAKTHVSPNDPEFLEAAAAGGWDIRLVCQPPNSPDTNILDLGLFAALQSLFQKKSPTSILDILMKVQQAWNEYPAERSNRVFLTHQTCMVEVMKLMGEHRYKIPHMRKGVLERLQILPQVLHVDPAIVNAAREFIM; encoded by the exons ATGGTGAACGTCCGTAGGGTTTATAGTGATGAGGACAAAAGAATTATTCTTGCAGCCCTTTTGCGTAAAACAAAGCCAGACGTCTTGAGTTTTGGTGTAACAAAGGAAGTGGCGGCACAGTTTATGGTACCATTGCGAGTTGTGCAACGTGTATGGTTTGATCATCTTGAGGGTATTGAGAATGTTTGTAACAAGAAGCCTTTGAATTGTTGGTGTAAAAGAGTTGAAGTTGATCCCGCAGCCATCATGCAAATTCCACCATCCAAGAGAACAACTTTGAAGGACCTAGCTTTTGAGCTGAACATGTCGATATCCACTTTGCACAGGAGGTTCAAGGAGAAGGAATTTAGGAGGCACTCAAATGCCATCAAACCTCGCATCACGGATGACAACAAGAAAGAAAGGGTTCGGTATGCACTCAGTAGGCTAGACCCGGATAGTGTGGATCCTAAGTTCCAAGGCTCATACAACGTCGTCCACATGGATGAAAAATGGTTTTACAGAACCAAAGGTTCTCAAAATTATTATTTGGCCAATGAAGAGGAAGAACCATACCGATCATGTCAAAGCAAGAATTACATTGAGAAGGTCATGTTTCTATGTGTTGTGGGGAGACCACGGTTTGATGAGGATGGCAATTGTATTTTTGATGGTAAAATTGGTATGTTCCCTTTTGTGACCGAGAAGCCGGCGGAACGTCGTAGTGACAACCGCCCTAGGGGAACAATGGAAACTAAAACGAGGAATGTTACACGAGCTGTTAGCCGAGAGTTCCTTATTGAAAAAGTCTTGCCCGCTATCAAGGAGAAGTGGCCGTTGGAGGATCGTTGGAGCCCAATATTCATTCAACAAGATAACGCCAAGACTCATGTGTCGCCAAATGATCCCGAATTTTTAGAAGCGGCTGCTGCAGGTGGTTGGGACATTAGACTAGTTTGTCAACCTCCAAACTCTCCGGATACAAATATTCTTGATTTGGGTTTATTCGCCGCTCTCCAATCgttgtttcaaaaaaaatcacCAACTTCTATTCTTGACATTCTCATGAAG GTACAACAAGCATGGAATGAGTACCCAGCTGAGAGGAGCAATCGTGTCTTCTTGACACATCAAACGTGCATGGTGGAGGTCATGAAGCTTATGGGAGAGCACCGGTACAAGATCCCTCACATGAGGAAGGGGGTTCTAGAGAGATTACAGATTCTTCCTCAAGTGCTCCATGTTGATCCCGCTATTGTAAACGCCGCTAGAGAGTTTATCATGTAG